Part of the Pedobacter roseus genome is shown below.
TGCTAACAGGTGATGCTAAAGATGCTCTTAAGGCATTAGGATTTAAAACAAGTTATGGAGTGGTGCCTTTAAAAGCAGGTGCTAAATACTATTTTGGTAGTAACTTTTATGGCGCTGGTGAATTAGGTGCTGCAATTAGCACTGAAACTGGCGGTAGTACTTTGTTTGCTGTTGCACCAACTTTAGGCGCATCTTTCTCAGTAGCTGATAAATCTAGTTTAGATTTCGGTTTACGTTACGAAAACTGGTCAGGTAATGGCGGTTCTACTGGCTTTATCGGTATCCGTGCAGCATTTGCATTTGGTTTGTAGTCAAAACAAAACATCATAATTATTTCAAAGCCTCCAGGAAATTGGGGGCTTTGTTGTTTCTAAACTCCATCATTTCAGCGATATAAAATAAAATATAATAAACTATTAAATTAGTTTATTATTATTGTATCGTTTTTGCCAAAACAGGCAAAAGCACGGAAACTAAAAAACAATTCTTAAAAAAATCAGATGAAAAAATTAATGCTATCTCTTTTAGCAGTTGCAGGCTTTGGCTTTGCAGCTTCAGCTCAAACCAACAACGATATCAAAATCGGTGTAAAAGCAGGTGTAACATTCCCAACCTTTGGCGTATCAGGTACTGAAAATACCGGGTATGAGCAAAAGATGAATACCTCTTTTTATGTAGGTGGAACCGTGGATATTCCTGTTTCGGATATATTTTCAGTTCAGCCCGGCCTATCTTTAATTGGTAAGGGTGGAAAAACCGATTTCTATTATTATAACGCTGAGTTAGGAAACACTTATACGGCTACTGCCAACTCAAAAATTAGTACAATGTACATTGAACTTCCTGTAAACGCAGTGTTTAATTTTGCTCTCGGTAGCGGGAAGATTTTTATTGGTGCAGGACCTTATTATGCAATGGCCATTAGCGGAAAAAATAAATCTACAACTACGCTAAGCAGTGGTGGCAGCACTATAACCGATTCTGGAGAAGAGGATATCAAATTCGGAAAGGACGGGACAATGAAAAGAGGTGATTTCGGTGTTAATTTCCTGGCGGGTTACCAGCTAAGTAATGGTTTTAACATCCACGCTGGTTATGGTTTAGGTTTGAGCAACCTTGATTATTCGGATGCAAAGGTTTCAAAAGTAACAAACCGTGTATTATCTGTAGGTATAGGTTTCTCTTTCTAAGTAAATAAGAATTTTTAAAGAGGGGGATCATAAAGGTGATTTCACCTTAGATGCTGTCATGTTGAGCCAGCCTGTCGAAACACCTTAAAGCGTTTTAAGCGTGGTCCTTCGACAGGCTATAGTTGACAGATCCGAAGAAAAGTCGTCATTGCTTCGTCGGTTAAAAAAGCCTTTCTCAGCAATGACGATGATATAATCTCTTTTTTTGCGTCTGAAATTTTCTCAGGATTTCCGCTTAACTTATTTTTCCGGGTCTGCGAGGCTGGCATTTAATCAAGTCCTTTTAAATTTGCAGGAATAAATGGTTAACTTCGGCATTTTAATAGCACATGTACGCAGTTTTTAAACGCGAGTTATTCAGTTTCTTAAGTTCGATGGTTGCTTATATCACCATTGGCATTTTTCTATTGGTTTCGGGCCTGTTACTCTGGTTTTTCCCCGATACATCGATACTTGATTATGGTTATGCCGAATTAAGTGGGTTTTTCAGTCTGGTACCTTATCTTTTTATGTTCCTTATTCCGGCCATCACCATGCGCTCTTTTGCAGAAGAGAGGAGAGAGGGGACTTACGAACTCCTGGTTACCCGGCCAATCCACATCTGGCAAATTGTTGTGGCGAAATACCTGGCCAGTTTGGTACTGGTACTTTTTGCTTTAATCCCTACTGTTGTTTATTATTATAGCATTTCAAAACTTGGTTTTCCGGAAGGGAATATCGATTCAGGATCGGTTATAGGATCCTACATTGGATTGTTTTTATTGGGCGCAGCATTTACAGCCATTGGCCTGTTTTCATCAGCGTTGACCAAAAACCAGGTAATAGCCTTTGTTATCTGTGCTGCTTTATGCGCATTTTCTTTTTTGGGTTTCGATTATACCAGCCAGATTGCAGCCTTCCAGCCCATTGAAAGTACGATAACCAATTTGGGTATCAACCAGCATTATACCTCCATTAGCAGGGGTGTTTTAGATACGAGGGACCTGATTTACTTTATTACCTTTTCCGTTTTGTTCTTGTTGTTCACCAAATTAATCATAGGAGGGAAACGATAATGAAGAAGCAGAATAAATGGATTAATTTTATTGTCGTAATAGCTGTATTGATCGCTATAAATGTACTTGGTCAATATGTTTTTCACCGTTTTGATTTTACTTCCGACAAACGCTTTACCCTAAGTGAAAAAACAAAATCACTACTCAAAAAAAATGAAAAACCGATAATCATTACCGTGTTTTTAAAAGGCGAATTGCCACCTGCTTTTAAACGTTTGCAGGCTGCGGTAAGTGATATCCTGTCTGATTATAAAGCTTATTCAAAAGCAAATTTCAAATTGGTTTATGTTGATCCTTTAGCGGGTTTGAGTACCCAGGAACAAGATACGGTGATCTACAATCTGGCACAAAACGGAATCGAAGCCACCAGGGCAACCTTAAAAACAGAAAGTGGCTCAACGGAAAAACTTGTAGTTCCAATGGCGATGATAGAAAGCAATGGCAAGCAGATGCCAGTTAAATTGCTTCAAAATTTCAATGTTATTGGTGGCTATGAAGAAAATATCAACCGCTCAATAGAAAACCTGGAATATACCTTAACCTCGAGTTTGAAAAAAGTGATCAACGGCTATAATCCACGGATTGGTTTCACAGAATCGAATGGAGAACTGTCTGATTTGCAATTATACGATGCAAGGGCTTCATTAGCCAATAATTATGTGGTTGGCAGGGTAGATTTAAATACAATTACCAAAGAAGGACTGGATAAGCTGAACATGATGATCATTGCCAAGCCTAAAAAACCTTTTACTGAAACAGAAAAATACAAAATCAATTATTTTGTGATGAAAGGTGGAAGGGTGCTTTGGAGTATTGATCAGGTTAATGCAGAGTTAGACAGTTTAAGGGGGCGGGGAGGACAAATGGCCACGAATAATAACCTCAACCTCGACGACATGCTTTTTATGTATGGCGGCAGGATTAACTACAACATTATAGCCGACCCGGCAAACAGTGCCGAAATTCCGGTTTCAACAGGTGCAGCCGGAGGAGCGGGGCAAATGCAATTGCTGCCTTGGATTTATTACCCGATTTTACTTCCCGATACTATACATAGTGTAGTTAAAAATTTGGATGGTATAAAATCAGAATTCCCAAGTACAGTAGATACGATAGGGGCAAAAGGCGTAAGCAAATCGTACATATTAAGCACTTCTCCTTTTAATAAAGTATATAACACGCCAAAGCCATTCAGTTTGCAAATGGTTGCCGAAAAGTTAAATCCTAAGGAATTTCAAAGTGTGCCACAAAACGTTGGCATACTGTTAGAGGGGAGTTTCCCTTCTGTATTTGCCGGACGCCCCTTACCAGCAGGTATAACAACGCCTTTTACCAGCGAGTTAACCAGTAAACCAAGTAAAATGATTATC
Proteins encoded:
- a CDS encoding porin family protein gives rise to the protein MKKLMLSLLAVAGFGFAASAQTNNDIKIGVKAGVTFPTFGVSGTENTGYEQKMNTSFYVGGTVDIPVSDIFSVQPGLSLIGKGGKTDFYYYNAELGNTYTATANSKISTMYIELPVNAVFNFALGSGKIFIGAGPYYAMAISGKNKSTTTLSSGGSTITDSGEEDIKFGKDGTMKRGDFGVNFLAGYQLSNGFNIHAGYGLGLSNLDYSDAKVSKVTNRVLSVGIGFSF
- the gldF gene encoding gliding motility-associated ABC transporter permease subunit GldF, producing MYAVFKRELFSFLSSMVAYITIGIFLLVSGLLLWFFPDTSILDYGYAELSGFFSLVPYLFMFLIPAITMRSFAEERREGTYELLVTRPIHIWQIVVAKYLASLVLVLFALIPTVVYYYSISKLGFPEGNIDSGSVIGSYIGLFLLGAAFTAIGLFSSALTKNQVIAFVICAALCAFSFLGFDYTSQIAAFQPIESTITNLGINQHYTSISRGVLDTRDLIYFITFSVLFLLFTKLIIGGKR
- the gldG gene encoding gliding motility-associated ABC transporter substrate-binding protein GldG is translated as MKKQNKWINFIVVIAVLIAINVLGQYVFHRFDFTSDKRFTLSEKTKSLLKKNEKPIIITVFLKGELPPAFKRLQAAVSDILSDYKAYSKANFKLVYVDPLAGLSTQEQDTVIYNLAQNGIEATRATLKTESGSTEKLVVPMAMIESNGKQMPVKLLQNFNVIGGYEENINRSIENLEYTLTSSLKKVINGYNPRIGFTESNGELSDLQLYDARASLANNYVVGRVDLNTITKEGLDKLNMMIIAKPKKPFTETEKYKINYFVMKGGRVLWSIDQVNAELDSLRGRGGQMATNNNLNLDDMLFMYGGRINYNIIADPANSAEIPVSTGAAGGAGQMQLLPWIYYPILLPDTIHSVVKNLDGIKSEFPSTVDTIGAKGVSKSYILSTSPFNKVYNTPKPFSLQMVAEKLNPKEFQSVPQNVGILLEGSFPSVFAGRPLPAGITTPFTSELTSKPSKMIIIGDGDVFKNQVSEKDGSPFPLGFDRYSQRTYGNKALLLNVVDYFTDEDNLIALRNKEVKIRLLDKAKIKLEKTKWQFINVVAPLLLLIFFAIFQHYYRKYKYAK